The proteins below come from a single Planctomycetota bacterium genomic window:
- a CDS encoding (2Fe-2S)-binding protein encodes MNEDPKSPRAREFSRRAFLQSAGLAGVAAGCASTPSESAGGTPPQGLGPGAVPVTLKVNGREIRLELEPRVTLLDALRDHFEAGGGRPVDLTGSKRVCDRGSCGACTVILDGRTAYACSILAVDAQGREIRTVESFEKAGALHPVQEEFLACDGLMCGFCTPGFVVSSVALLERNPSPTREEIRRALDGNICRCGTQPRSLEAVEKAAARMKGRR; translated from the coding sequence ATGAACGAAGACCCGAAGTCGCCCCGCGCCCGGGAATTCAGCCGCCGCGCCTTCCTCCAGAGCGCGGGGCTGGCGGGCGTGGCGGCCGGTTGCGCCTCGACGCCGTCGGAGTCCGCCGGCGGGACGCCCCCGCAGGGGCTCGGGCCGGGCGCCGTGCCGGTGACCCTCAAGGTCAACGGCCGCGAGATCCGGCTGGAGCTGGAGCCGCGCGTGACGCTCCTGGACGCGCTGCGGGACCACTTCGAAGCGGGCGGCGGACGTCCCGTGGATCTGACGGGGTCCAAGCGCGTGTGCGACCGGGGCTCCTGCGGCGCCTGCACGGTGATCCTCGACGGCCGCACGGCGTACGCCTGCTCCATCCTGGCCGTGGACGCCCAGGGACGCGAGATCCGCACGGTCGAGTCCTTCGAGAAGGCGGGGGCGCTCCACCCGGTGCAGGAGGAGTTCCTGGCCTGCGACGGGCTGATGTGCGGCTTCTGCACGCCGGGCTTCGTGGTGTCCTCGGTGGCGCTTCTCGAGCGCAATCCCTCGCCCACGCGCGAGGAGATCCGCCGGGCGCTCGACGGAAACATCTGCCGCTGCGGTACGCAGCCGCGCAGCCTCGAGGCGGTCGAGAAAGCCGCCGCCCGCATGAAGGGGAGGAGGTAG
- a CDS encoding xanthine dehydrogenase family protein molybdopterin-binding subunit, with product MPEWPKERRIIGTAVPRVDGALKVTGKAKYSYDRVFPGLLHAKILRSPHAHAKIRSLDLSAAEKMPGVKAVHVIKNAGAELRFVGDEIAAVAAETEEQARDAARAIRVEYEVLPHAVTEEDGRKNVTEAPQEQKAGDVEAALRGAAAAIEGTYGSPVITHLCLETHGLVAQWRSEKEFVVYCSTQNVSGVGRDLKGRFRDMPDLKVVCETPFMGGGFGSKFAAGVEGEVAVQLSRKTRRPVKLMLEREEEQIAGGNRPSLFARVKAGADAQGKLVAFDADCWGTGGYSGGLGQRLPYIYAPQTRRVRTLPIPTNCDRQRAWRAPGSPQASVIMEQAMDDLADKLGIDPVEFRIKNLPDNNLKPIYERELKLGAERIGWARRHKRGDETPGPLKRGLGCALSTWGGRAHDSQATTTLHPDGRVEVRCGTQDLGTGTTTLVPLVAAEILGLEVKDVTPLIGTSDYPPSGASGGSTTCGGVSLSVAMSAKKALEELFKKVAPELGADPKDLQAQGKRVFVRGNPQKGLSWKQACALLGQQPVTAAGSRAEAPAGMSSEGVGGAQFADVTVDVETGVVRINKIVAVADCGMVMNRLLCESQVYGGVVMGVCHGLFEERRMDPRTGRMLNPDMEWYKVAGHSDLGEIEVHLLDYPERGVIGIGEPPVIPTAAAIANAVANAIGVRAGIVPLTPRRVLEALAAK from the coding sequence ATGCCCGAGTGGCCCAAGGAACGCCGGATCATCGGGACGGCCGTCCCCCGCGTGGACGGCGCGCTCAAGGTGACGGGAAAGGCCAAGTACTCCTACGACCGCGTCTTCCCGGGGCTTCTTCACGCCAAGATCCTGCGGTCCCCCCACGCGCACGCCAAGATCCGAAGCCTGGACCTCTCCGCCGCGGAGAAGATGCCCGGCGTCAAGGCCGTGCACGTCATCAAGAACGCGGGCGCGGAGCTCCGCTTCGTGGGGGACGAGATCGCCGCCGTGGCCGCCGAAACCGAGGAGCAGGCGCGCGACGCGGCGCGGGCGATCCGGGTGGAGTACGAGGTCCTGCCCCACGCGGTCACCGAGGAGGACGGCCGCAAGAACGTGACCGAGGCTCCCCAGGAGCAGAAGGCGGGAGACGTCGAGGCCGCGCTGCGCGGCGCGGCGGCCGCGATCGAGGGGACGTACGGATCCCCCGTCATCACCCACCTTTGCCTGGAGACCCACGGTCTCGTGGCGCAGTGGAGGAGCGAAAAGGAATTCGTCGTCTACTGCTCCACGCAGAACGTGAGCGGCGTGGGGCGCGACCTGAAGGGCCGCTTCCGCGACATGCCCGACCTCAAGGTGGTCTGCGAGACGCCTTTCATGGGCGGCGGCTTCGGCAGCAAGTTCGCCGCCGGCGTCGAGGGCGAGGTCGCGGTGCAGCTTTCCCGCAAGACCCGCCGGCCGGTCAAGCTCATGCTCGAACGCGAGGAGGAACAGATCGCCGGGGGCAACCGCCCGTCCCTCTTCGCGCGCGTCAAGGCCGGGGCGGACGCCCAGGGGAAGCTGGTGGCCTTCGACGCGGACTGCTGGGGCACGGGCGGCTACTCGGGCGGCCTGGGCCAGCGGCTGCCGTACATCTATGCGCCGCAGACCCGGCGCGTGCGGACGCTCCCCATTCCCACGAACTGCGACCGCCAGCGCGCCTGGCGCGCCCCGGGGAGCCCTCAGGCGTCCGTCATCATGGAACAGGCGATGGACGACCTGGCCGACAAGCTCGGCATCGACCCCGTGGAGTTCCGGATCAAGAACCTGCCGGACAACAACCTCAAGCCGATCTATGAGCGGGAGCTCAAGCTCGGAGCCGAGCGGATCGGCTGGGCCCGCCGGCACAAGCGCGGGGACGAGACCCCCGGTCCGCTCAAGCGCGGCCTCGGGTGCGCCCTTTCCACCTGGGGCGGCCGCGCCCACGACTCGCAGGCCACGACAACCCTTCATCCCGACGGCCGCGTCGAGGTCCGCTGCGGGACGCAGGACCTGGGGACGGGGACGACGACGCTCGTTCCCCTCGTGGCCGCCGAGATTCTCGGGCTCGAGGTGAAGGACGTCACCCCGCTCATCGGGACCTCGGACTATCCTCCGTCGGGGGCCAGCGGCGGCTCGACGACGTGCGGGGGCGTGAGCCTTTCGGTCGCCATGAGCGCGAAGAAGGCGCTCGAGGAGCTTTTCAAGAAGGTCGCTCCGGAGCTCGGCGCGGATCCCAAGGATCTTCAGGCGCAGGGCAAGCGCGTCTTCGTCCGGGGGAATCCGCAGAAGGGGCTTTCCTGGAAGCAGGCCTGCGCGCTTCTGGGGCAGCAGCCGGTGACCGCCGCCGGAAGCCGCGCCGAGGCCCCCGCGGGGATGTCGAGCGAGGGCGTCGGCGGCGCCCAGTTCGCCGACGTGACGGTGGACGTCGAAACCGGCGTCGTGCGGATCAACAAGATCGTGGCGGTGGCCGACTGCGGGATGGTGATGAACCGTCTCCTGTGCGAGAGCCAGGTCTACGGCGGCGTGGTCATGGGCGTCTGCCACGGTCTGTTCGAGGAACGCCGGATGGATCCGCGCACGGGCCGGATGCTCAACCCCGACATGGAATGGTACAAGGTGGCGGGTCACTCCGATCTCGGGGAGATCGAGGTGCATCTGCTGGACTATCCCGAGCGCGGGGTGATCGGGATCGGGGAGCCCCCGGTCATTCCGACCGCCGCGGCGATCGCCAACGCGGTGGCCAACGCGATCGGCGTGCGGGCGGGGATCGTGCCTCTGACCCCGCGGCGGGTGCTGGAGGCCCTGGCGGCCAAATAA
- a CDS encoding FAD binding domain-containing protein: protein MKAFTYHSPTSEQAAVKLLGAGAVPLAGGSSLLNLLKERVLEPERVVNLKAIAGLARIEPAGEGLRIGANVTLATLLESAEVRRAYPALVQAAETVGTPQIRNVATVGGNLCAPPACWYYVHEGFPCPRKGAAQACPAKAGENEYHAIFATDGPCVAVHASSLAPALVALGARVRIAGPGGARELEIEKFFRLPKAGEHRENVLAADEIVTHVALGPARPRSATYVVLHKESHDWPVGLASVSLEMEGDAVRAARVCLGAVAPVPWRAAGAEAALAGKKVTAEVAAQAAEAAVAGAAPLAQNAYKVGIARAAVRRAILLAATGKWM, encoded by the coding sequence ATGAAAGCCTTTACCTATCACAGCCCCACGAGCGAGCAGGCGGCCGTGAAGCTCCTGGGCGCCGGGGCGGTTCCGCTGGCCGGCGGCTCGAGTCTGCTGAATCTTCTGAAGGAGCGCGTGCTGGAGCCCGAGCGGGTGGTCAACCTCAAGGCGATCGCGGGGCTGGCCCGGATCGAGCCGGCGGGCGAGGGCCTGCGGATCGGGGCCAACGTGACGCTCGCGACGCTCCTCGAGAGCGCGGAGGTTCGGCGGGCCTATCCGGCGCTCGTCCAGGCGGCCGAGACCGTGGGCACGCCGCAGATCCGCAACGTGGCGACGGTCGGCGGGAATCTGTGCGCGCCGCCGGCCTGCTGGTACTACGTGCACGAGGGATTCCCCTGTCCGCGGAAGGGCGCGGCGCAGGCCTGTCCCGCCAAGGCCGGCGAGAACGAGTATCACGCCATTTTCGCGACCGACGGGCCGTGCGTCGCGGTGCACGCCTCGAGCCTGGCGCCGGCGCTGGTGGCCCTGGGAGCGCGGGTGCGGATCGCGGGGCCGGGAGGGGCGCGCGAACTCGAGATCGAGAAATTCTTCCGACTTCCCAAGGCGGGAGAGCACCGGGAAAACGTCTTGGCGGCCGACGAGATCGTGACGCACGTCGCGCTGGGGCCGGCGCGGCCCCGGAGCGCCACGTACGTGGTGCTTCACAAGGAATCCCACGACTGGCCGGTGGGGCTGGCGTCGGTGAGCCTGGAGATGGAGGGCGACGCGGTGCGGGCCGCCCGGGTGTGCCTGGGGGCGGTGGCGCCGGTGCCCTGGCGCGCGGCGGGAGCGGAGGCGGCGCTCGCCGGCAAGAAGGTGACGGCCGAGGTCGCCGCGCAGGCCGCGGAGGCGGCGGTGGCGGGGGCGGCGCCCCTGGCCCAGAACGCGTACAAGGTCGGGATCGCGCGGGCCGCGGTGCGGCGGGCGATCCTCCTGGCGGCCACGGGCAAGTGGATGTAG
- a CDS encoding DUF1326 domain-containing protein, whose protein sequence is MRFLGAILALGLASAAPAASDGAPSVRGLYVEARSCDVWTGPCFSNSEFNVVGNLAVVGWTVTEGVWDGVRLDGRSVVAVIEAEGTLMTTVEGRTRAGLYVDAGATSEQARALEAMARALAPGHLGRIVRVERRPISIRVEGAEATLSVGRDEAVVRTGPLGHCDAVCGNEQQAYAPIGAGARVLCAKALEHAYRGTVIEDRSWSYPNRRSAMVGSFER, encoded by the coding sequence ATGCGGTTTCTCGGAGCGATTCTGGCGCTCGGGCTGGCCTCGGCGGCGCCGGCGGCTTCGGACGGCGCGCCGTCGGTCCGGGGCCTTTACGTCGAGGCGCGCAGCTGCGACGTCTGGACGGGCCCGTGCTTCTCGAACTCGGAATTCAACGTCGTGGGCAACCTCGCCGTGGTGGGCTGGACGGTGACGGAAGGGGTGTGGGACGGCGTCCGGCTGGACGGCCGTTCGGTGGTGGCCGTGATCGAGGCGGAGGGGACGCTCATGACGACGGTGGAGGGCCGCACGCGGGCGGGCCTCTATGTGGACGCGGGGGCCACGTCGGAGCAGGCGCGGGCGCTCGAGGCGATGGCGCGGGCGCTGGCGCCGGGGCATCTCGGGCGGATCGTGCGGGTGGAGCGCCGGCCCATCTCGATCCGTGTGGAGGGCGCGGAGGCCACGCTCTCGGTCGGCCGCGACGAGGCGGTGGTCCGCACGGGGCCGCTGGGACATTGCGACGCCGTCTGCGGCAACGAGCAGCAGGCGTACGCTCCGATCGGCGCCGGCGCGCGGGTGCTCTGCGCGAAGGCCCTGGAGCACGCGTATCGGGGCACGGTGATCGAGGACCGCAGCTGGAGCTATCCGAACCGGCGCAGCGCCATGGTGGGGAGCTTCGAGCGGTAG
- a CDS encoding DNA alkylation repair protein has product MKADFGPGVGLAGATRREVEEVRRRLRERADARAARLLRAGGKTPHRVIGVVPPAVREVARQVARRHRRDAGLSALFGVARALWRSPWHEERSAAIHMLAVLSRRLEARHWGEFKRWIGQARTAEHCDAIATGLLGPLVKRDRSWCRVLKHWARSRNPWERRAAAGAVFLRVRHMGDVEAGLEICEALMRDPSPVVQEGVGALLQEAQAVDARATGEFLERWRAKARPEILRAAGADPTDK; this is encoded by the coding sequence TTGAAGGCGGACTTCGGACCGGGGGTGGGATTGGCGGGTGCGACGCGGCGGGAGGTGGAGGAGGTGCGCCGCCGGCTGCGGGAGCGGGCGGATGCGCGCGCGGCGCGGCTTCTGCGGGCGGGCGGGAAGACGCCGCACCGGGTGATCGGGGTGGTTCCCCCGGCGGTGCGGGAGGTGGCCCGCCAGGTCGCGCGCCGGCACCGGCGGGACGCGGGGCTTTCGGCGCTTTTCGGGGTGGCGCGCGCGCTCTGGCGGAGTCCCTGGCACGAGGAGCGTTCGGCGGCGATCCACATGCTGGCGGTCCTGTCGCGGCGGCTGGAGGCGCGGCACTGGGGGGAGTTCAAGCGCTGGATCGGGCAGGCGCGGACCGCCGAGCACTGCGACGCGATCGCCACGGGGCTTCTCGGGCCGCTCGTCAAGCGGGACCGGAGCTGGTGCCGGGTGCTCAAGCATTGGGCGCGGTCGCGCAACCCCTGGGAGCGGCGCGCGGCGGCGGGGGCGGTGTTCCTGCGGGTGCGGCACATGGGGGACGTGGAGGCGGGGCTGGAGATCTGCGAAGCCCTGATGCGGGACCCGTCCCCCGTGGTACAGGAGGGGGTGGGAGCGCTCCTTCAGGAGGCGCAGGCGGTGGACGCGAGAGCGACGGGAGAGTTCCTCGAGCGCTGGCGCGCCAAGGCGCGCCCCGAGATCCTGCGCGCGGCCGGGGCGGACCCTACGGACAAATAA